A section of the Sporichthyaceae bacterium genome encodes:
- a CDS encoding AarF/ABC1/UbiB kinase family protein, translating into MSSEQDGPAQIPLRALTRGAKLAALPLGMAGRATLGLGKRIGGRPAEIVASEIQQRTAEQIFKVLGELKGGAMKFGQALSIFEAALPEALVTPYRATLVKLQDAAPPLPPKVVREVMTRGLGPDWESLFTEFDTRAVAAASVGQVHRATWSDGRVVAVKVQYPGAGAALLGDLNQLSRLARLFGVLVPGLDIKPLITELKQRVAEELDYELEANSQRVFAEAFAGDPDICVPPVVHQAGEVIVTEWIDGTPLSRIITDGDQETRDRAGLLYHRFLLNGPARAGMLHADPHPGNFRMLPDGRLGVLDFGAVAHLPGGLPPAVRKFLSAALHGDNEAVVEGLRDEGFIKRSIGIDPDKLVSYLLPFLEPITVPDFKFSRSWLRSQAGRISDPRSAHYYTGLQLNLPPAYLLIHRVWLGAIGVLCQLEAGGPWRDELAEWLPGDEDIPLPRAD; encoded by the coding sequence ATGAGCTCCGAGCAGGACGGGCCGGCGCAGATTCCGCTGCGGGCGTTGACACGTGGCGCCAAACTGGCGGCCCTGCCCCTGGGGATGGCTGGGCGAGCCACTCTCGGGCTGGGCAAGCGGATCGGTGGGCGGCCTGCCGAGATCGTCGCCTCGGAGATCCAGCAGCGCACCGCCGAGCAGATCTTCAAGGTCCTCGGCGAGCTCAAGGGCGGGGCCATGAAGTTCGGCCAGGCCCTGTCGATCTTCGAGGCCGCACTGCCGGAGGCGCTGGTCACGCCGTACCGGGCAACGCTGGTGAAGCTCCAGGACGCAGCCCCACCGTTGCCCCCGAAGGTCGTCCGTGAGGTCATGACCCGAGGGCTGGGCCCGGACTGGGAGTCGCTGTTCACCGAGTTCGACACCCGGGCCGTCGCCGCGGCCAGCGTGGGTCAGGTGCACCGCGCGACCTGGTCGGACGGGCGGGTGGTGGCCGTCAAGGTGCAGTATCCGGGGGCCGGCGCGGCGCTGCTCGGCGACCTCAACCAGTTGTCCCGGCTGGCCCGGCTGTTCGGTGTTCTGGTGCCCGGCCTGGACATCAAGCCGCTGATCACCGAGCTCAAGCAACGGGTGGCCGAGGAGCTCGACTACGAGCTGGAGGCGAACTCCCAGCGGGTGTTCGCCGAGGCCTTCGCCGGCGACCCGGACATCTGCGTGCCGCCGGTCGTGCACCAGGCCGGCGAGGTCATCGTCACCGAGTGGATCGACGGCACCCCGCTGTCGCGGATCATCACCGACGGCGATCAGGAGACACGCGACCGGGCCGGCCTCCTGTACCACCGCTTCCTGCTGAACGGCCCGGCCCGGGCCGGGATGCTGCACGCCGACCCGCACCCTGGCAACTTCCGGATGCTGCCCGACGGCCGGCTCGGCGTCCTCGACTTCGGCGCGGTCGCGCACCTGCCGGGCGGGCTGCCGCCGGCGGTCCGGAAGTTCCTGTCGGCGGCGCTGCACGGCGACAACGAGGCCGTGGTCGAGGGTCTGCGCGACGAGGGCTTCATCAAGCGGTCGATCGGCATCGACCCGGACAAGCTGGTCTCCTACCTGCTGCCGTTCCTGGAGCCGATCACCGTCCCGGACTTCAAGTTCTCCCGGTCCTGGCTGCGCTCCCAGGCGGGGCGGATCAGCGACCCGCGTTCGGCGCACTACTACACCGGCCTGCAGCTGAACCTGCCGCCGGCCTACCTGCTCATCCACCGGGTCTGGCTGGGCGCGATCGGCGTGCTCTGCCAGCTCGAGGCCGGTGGACCGTGGCGCGACGAGCTGGCCGAATGGCTGCCCGGGGACGAGGACATCCCCTTGCCCAGAGCGGACTGA
- a CDS encoding NUDIX domain-containing protein codes for MSLHADAVTVLKAFQPDSPQQLQLRTDYLAHLASHPDGMSRECVPAHVTASAAVLDATGERVLLVLHRKVGMWLQPGGHCEPGDATLAGAALREATEETGVAHLRVLGGPVHLDRHRAPCGAEHHLDVMFAILAPEGSAPAVSAESADVRWCPVGELPEPTDEAVRRLVKAARARLRTDANSR; via the coding sequence GTGAGCCTGCACGCCGACGCGGTAACGGTTCTGAAGGCCTTTCAGCCCGATTCACCGCAACAGTTGCAACTACGCACGGACTATCTGGCACACCTTGCGTCCCACCCGGACGGGATGAGCCGCGAGTGCGTCCCGGCGCATGTGACCGCCAGTGCGGCCGTGCTCGACGCGACCGGCGAGCGGGTGCTGCTGGTGCTGCACCGCAAGGTCGGGATGTGGCTGCAGCCGGGCGGGCACTGCGAGCCGGGCGACGCGACTCTGGCCGGGGCCGCGCTGCGCGAGGCCACCGAGGAGACCGGGGTGGCCCACCTGCGGGTGCTCGGCGGCCCGGTGCATCTGGACCGACACCGTGCCCCGTGCGGCGCGGAGCATCATCTGGACGTGATGTTCGCGATCCTGGCCCCGGAGGGGTCGGCCCCGGCGGTCAGCGCCGAGTCGGCCGACGTGCGCTGGTGCCCCGTCGGGGAGCTGCCGGAGCCGACCGACGAAGCCGTGCGCAGGCTCGTGAAGGCAGCGCGAGCGCGGCTCCGCACGGACGCGAACAGCCGGTGA
- a CDS encoding ATP-dependent DNA helicase UvrD2: MIPSPQQILDALDPEQRAVAEALSGPVCVLAGAGTGKTRAITHRIAHGVVTGAFPAQHLLAVTFTTRAAGELRTRLRALGAGGVQARTFHSAALRQLQFFWPTAIGGELPRVEASKAPLVAAAAVRNGVRPGPAEVRDLAAEVEWAKVSQVAPADYVAAAAKVGRTPPANLDPAGFAELYANYEDVKAGRGVIDMEDILLLTVGVLAENSDVAERVRRQYRHFVVDEYQDVSPLQQRLLELWLGGRDELCVVGDPSQTIYSFAGASAEFLLGFPRRHPGTELVRLVRNYRSTPQIVRVANAVLGPGAEAVALRAVGGDGPAPSLTEHSDEPAEAEAVAARIAAVMAEGVNAAQIAVLFRTNSQSVAYEQALSDRGIAFALRGGEKFFQRPEVKAAIVRLRGAARSRAIGTDSAEEPDGLVDAVRTLLADAGLVAGSASGAGAVGERAESLAALLRIAEEMVELDPSADLAALVAELDSRAADSQAPTLECVTLASLHSAKGLEWDVVFIVGLVEGMVPISYAVNDAAVAEERRLLHVGATRARQRLELSWALARSPGGRSSRQRSRFLADLVPVRAAAPTPPRRSAKSTGRAAATCRACGKALTDARWRKLGRCADCPVAVDEELLDRLRTWRLETSRAAKLPAFCVFTDATLLAIAEARPQTDNELTRIPGVGRAKLDRYGADVLAICAGREPGRLTD, from the coding sequence AGCACCTGCTCGCGGTCACGTTCACCACCCGGGCCGCCGGCGAGCTGCGCACCCGGCTGCGGGCCCTCGGCGCCGGCGGGGTCCAGGCCCGCACGTTCCACTCCGCGGCGCTGCGCCAGCTCCAGTTCTTCTGGCCCACCGCGATCGGCGGCGAGCTGCCTCGGGTCGAGGCGAGCAAAGCGCCCCTGGTCGCTGCCGCGGCGGTCCGGAACGGTGTGCGGCCCGGCCCGGCCGAGGTCCGCGACCTGGCCGCCGAGGTCGAGTGGGCGAAGGTCAGCCAGGTCGCCCCAGCCGACTATGTCGCCGCGGCCGCGAAGGTCGGGCGCACCCCGCCGGCGAACCTCGACCCGGCCGGGTTCGCCGAGCTCTACGCCAACTACGAGGACGTCAAGGCCGGGCGGGGTGTCATCGACATGGAGGACATCCTCCTGCTCACGGTCGGTGTCCTCGCCGAGAACTCCGACGTCGCCGAGCGGGTCCGCCGCCAGTACCGCCACTTCGTGGTCGATGAGTACCAGGACGTCAGCCCGCTGCAGCAACGCCTGCTCGAACTGTGGCTCGGTGGCCGCGACGAGCTGTGCGTCGTCGGCGACCCGAGCCAGACGATCTACTCGTTCGCCGGCGCCAGCGCCGAGTTCCTGCTCGGCTTCCCACGCCGGCACCCGGGCACGGAACTCGTCCGCCTGGTGCGCAACTACCGGTCGACGCCGCAGATCGTCCGGGTGGCCAATGCGGTCCTCGGGCCCGGCGCCGAGGCGGTGGCGCTGCGGGCAGTCGGCGGCGACGGGCCCGCGCCGAGCCTCACCGAGCACTCCGACGAGCCCGCCGAGGCCGAGGCGGTCGCGGCCCGGATCGCCGCCGTCATGGCCGAGGGTGTCAACGCGGCACAGATCGCCGTGCTGTTCCGCACCAACAGCCAGTCGGTGGCCTACGAGCAGGCTTTGAGCGACCGCGGTATCGCGTTCGCGCTGCGTGGCGGGGAGAAGTTCTTCCAACGCCCCGAGGTCAAAGCCGCGATCGTCCGCCTGCGCGGCGCGGCCCGGTCCCGAGCGATCGGAACCGACTCCGCCGAGGAACCGGACGGCCTGGTCGACGCGGTCCGGACGTTGCTGGCAGACGCCGGGTTGGTGGCCGGTTCGGCCTCCGGTGCCGGCGCGGTCGGGGAGCGGGCCGAGTCGCTGGCGGCGTTGCTGCGCATCGCCGAGGAGATGGTCGAGCTCGACCCGAGCGCCGACCTCGCGGCGCTCGTGGCCGAGTTGGACAGCCGAGCCGCCGACTCGCAGGCCCCGACGCTGGAGTGCGTCACCCTGGCCTCGCTGCACTCCGCGAAGGGCCTGGAGTGGGACGTGGTGTTCATCGTCGGCCTGGTCGAGGGCATGGTTCCGATCAGCTACGCGGTCAACGATGCCGCGGTCGCCGAGGAACGCCGACTGCTGCACGTCGGCGCGACCCGGGCCCGGCAGCGGCTGGAGCTGTCCTGGGCGCTGGCCCGCTCACCCGGCGGCCGGTCCTCGCGCCAGCGGTCGCGATTCCTGGCCGACCTCGTCCCGGTCCGGGCCGCCGCCCCGACACCGCCCCGCCGGTCGGCGAAGTCGACCGGGCGGGCCGCAGCCACCTGCCGGGCCTGCGGCAAGGCGCTGACCGACGCCCGCTGGCGCAAGTTGGGCCGGTGCGCCGACTGCCCGGTAGCCGTCGACGAAGAACTGCTCGACCGGCTGCGGACCTGGCGCCTGGAGACCTCCCGGGCGGCCAAACTGCCCGCGTTCTGCGTGTTCACCGACGCCACCCTGCTGGCGATCGCCGAGGCCCGGCCGCAGACCGACAACGAGTTGACCCGGATTCCCGGCGTCGGGCGGGCCAAGCTCGACCGCTACGGCGCCGACGTGCTGGCCATCTGCGCCGGCCGCGAACCCGGCCGACTGACCGACTGA
- a CDS encoding M48 family metallopeptidase, protein MGGDSGPVEQAIDPTPVEVRRSARRRSTVTAYREGGRTVVLIPARMSRAEERRWVEVMLARLTAQEGRRRPSDDALLARAGKLADRYLDGRPAPASVRWAENQVHRWGSCTPLDGTIRLSTRLRGMPEYVVDYVLLHELAHLIVPGHGPDFWALLVGYPKLERARGYLDGVAHAAGLDLTDAD, encoded by the coding sequence GTGGGTGGCGATTCCGGGCCTGTCGAGCAGGCGATCGACCCGACTCCGGTCGAGGTGCGCCGCAGCGCGCGCCGTCGAAGCACAGTCACCGCCTATCGCGAGGGCGGTCGCACGGTCGTGCTGATCCCGGCCCGGATGAGCCGGGCCGAGGAGCGCCGCTGGGTCGAGGTGATGCTGGCCCGGCTGACGGCGCAGGAGGGCCGCCGCCGCCCCAGCGACGACGCCTTGCTGGCCCGCGCCGGGAAGCTCGCCGACCGCTACCTCGACGGCAGGCCGGCGCCGGCGTCGGTCCGGTGGGCCGAGAACCAGGTCCACCGCTGGGGGTCGTGCACGCCACTCGACGGAACCATCCGCCTGTCCACCCGGCTGCGGGGGATGCCCGAATACGTCGTCGACTACGTGCTGCTCCACGAACTCGCGCACCTGATCGTCCCCGGCCACGGCCCGGACTTCTGGGCGCTGCTGGTCGGCTACCCGAAGCTGGAACGCGCTCGCGGCTACCTCGACGGCGTCGCCCACGCGGCGGGACTCGACCTGACCGACGCGGACTGA
- a CDS encoding WhiB family transcriptional regulator, translated as MNSTSLGSIAEAVASLLPCRAFDAELFFAESPEDVEYAKSLCNNCPIRQDCLAGALDRAEPWGVWGGELFVSGVVAPRKRSRGRPRKEELAA; from the coding sequence ATGAACTCGACATCGCTCGGATCGATCGCCGAGGCAGTCGCTTCGCTGCTGCCCTGCCGGGCGTTCGACGCGGAACTGTTCTTCGCCGAGTCGCCGGAGGACGTGGAGTACGCGAAGTCGCTGTGCAACAACTGCCCGATCCGCCAGGACTGCCTGGCCGGGGCCCTGGACCGCGCCGAGCCGTGGGGCGTCTGGGGCGGGGAGTTGTTCGTCAGCGGGGTCGTCGCGCCGCGCAAGCGGTCGCGGGGACGGCCGCGCAAGGAGGAGCTCGCCGCCTGA
- a CDS encoding zinc-dependent metalloprotease, translating into MSGTPFGFGAPSGDDPDRPRMDFTGSENPFAAMFGSDPAAIQAAFTQLGQMMSWTGGPVNWDLAKDIARRTSAQAPDPSVTDAARREVVEAVRLAELWLDTATVLPPTAGDAAVWSRAEWIEATLPVWQTLIEPVAGRVVAAMGEVLPGEVAAPANPLLGVMRQMGGAMFGAQVGQGLGTLAAEVFGATDIGLPLGPAGRPALVPVNVAAFSAGLEADAGEIRLYLALREAAHQRLFTGVGWLRGHVVSAVEAYAKGITIDMSRLEGLVGGLDVNDPEAISHALSDGMFAPQDTPQQQLALARLETILALIEGWVDVVTAAAAEGRLTNAAAMRETLRRRRAAGGPAEQTFGNLVGLELRPRRLRECAELWRLLGEAKGTDGRDATWSHPDLLPSASDLDDPAAFVSGSDGLDFGQLLDEPENPPE; encoded by the coding sequence CACCGGCTCGGAGAACCCGTTCGCCGCGATGTTCGGCAGCGACCCGGCGGCGATCCAGGCGGCGTTCACCCAACTCGGCCAGATGATGTCGTGGACCGGCGGCCCGGTGAACTGGGATCTGGCCAAGGACATCGCCCGCCGGACCTCCGCGCAGGCGCCCGACCCGTCGGTGACCGACGCCGCCAGGCGTGAGGTCGTCGAAGCGGTCCGACTTGCCGAGCTGTGGCTGGACACGGCCACGGTCCTGCCGCCCACCGCGGGCGACGCGGCGGTCTGGAGCCGGGCGGAGTGGATCGAGGCGACCCTGCCGGTCTGGCAGACCCTGATCGAGCCGGTCGCCGGGCGAGTGGTCGCCGCGATGGGCGAGGTCCTGCCGGGCGAGGTCGCGGCGCCGGCCAACCCGCTGCTCGGGGTCATGCGTCAGATGGGCGGGGCAATGTTCGGCGCCCAGGTCGGCCAGGGGCTGGGAACGCTGGCCGCCGAGGTCTTCGGCGCCACCGACATCGGCCTGCCGCTGGGTCCGGCCGGTCGGCCGGCGCTGGTGCCGGTCAACGTCGCGGCGTTCAGCGCCGGGCTGGAGGCCGACGCCGGCGAGATCCGGCTGTACCTGGCGCTGCGGGAGGCCGCGCACCAGCGGCTGTTCACCGGTGTGGGTTGGTTGCGTGGGCACGTCGTCTCGGCGGTGGAGGCCTACGCCAAGGGCATCACGATCGACATGTCGCGGCTGGAGGGTCTCGTCGGCGGGCTCGACGTCAACGACCCGGAGGCGATCTCCCACGCGCTGTCCGACGGCATGTTCGCCCCGCAGGACACCCCGCAGCAGCAGCTCGCGCTGGCGCGGCTGGAGACGATCCTGGCCCTGATCGAGGGTTGGGTCGACGTGGTCACCGCGGCCGCGGCCGAGGGCCGGCTGACCAACGCCGCGGCGATGCGCGAGACCCTGCGCCGGCGGCGGGCCGCGGGCGGGCCGGCCGAGCAGACGTTCGGCAACCTGGTCGGCCTGGAACTGCGACCGCGGCGCCTGCGCGAGTGCGCCGAGCTGTGGCGGCTGCTCGGCGAGGCGAAAGGCACCGACGGACGCGACGCGACGTGGTCGCACCCGGACCTGCTGCCCTCCGCCTCCGACCTCGACGACCCGGCCGCGTTCGTGTCCGGCTCGGACGGGCTCGACTTCGGTCAGCTGCTCGACGAGCCGGAGAACCCGCCGGAGTGA
- a CDS encoding DUF5679 domain-containing protein: MAESYTGNAYCVKCKEKRDFTGEVKVSESGRRMAQGTCPVCGTKLNRILGKA; this comes from the coding sequence ATGGCCGAGAGCTACACGGGCAATGCCTACTGCGTGAAGTGCAAGGAGAAGCGCGACTTCACCGGCGAGGTGAAGGTCAGCGAGTCCGGCCGCCGGATGGCGCAGGGCACCTGCCCGGTCTGCGGCACAAAGCTGAACCGGATTCTCGGCAAGGCTTAG
- a CDS encoding enoyl-CoA hydratase-related protein produces MTQMQLSEHLSISRDDAGVVTLLLDNPTRRNAMSDRMTSAWTAAMTALRTDRTVRAVVVTGAGDAFCSGGDHEWLATMPDNSVDALRTRMLAFYRSWLSIRDLEVPTISAVNGAAVGAGLCLALATDLCYVADEAKLTAPFTKLGLHSGMAATWLLPQSGGIRLAREMLLTGRVVTGATAAAEGLVNRSFPREQLLGEVAGIAGDIAACAPIPTRLTKVALVDGGHASSAAALQWEAMAQPISMATEDLREGLAAAKERRPARFLGR; encoded by the coding sequence ATGACCCAGATGCAGTTGTCCGAGCACCTGTCGATCAGCCGTGACGACGCCGGCGTGGTGACCCTGCTGCTGGACAATCCGACCCGCCGCAACGCCATGTCGGACCGGATGACCTCCGCCTGGACGGCTGCGATGACGGCGTTGCGGACCGACCGGACCGTGCGGGCCGTGGTGGTGACCGGGGCCGGCGACGCGTTCTGCTCCGGCGGCGACCACGAGTGGTTGGCGACGATGCCGGACAACTCCGTCGACGCCCTGCGCACCCGAATGCTGGCCTTCTACCGGTCGTGGCTGTCGATCCGGGACCTTGAGGTGCCCACGATCAGCGCGGTCAACGGCGCCGCCGTCGGCGCCGGACTGTGCCTGGCCCTGGCCACCGACCTCTGCTACGTAGCCGACGAGGCCAAGCTCACGGCTCCGTTCACCAAGCTCGGGTTGCATTCCGGGATGGCCGCCACCTGGCTGCTGCCGCAGTCCGGCGGGATCCGACTGGCCCGGGAGATGCTGCTGACCGGGCGCGTCGTCACCGGCGCGACCGCCGCCGCGGAGGGCTTGGTCAACCGGTCGTTCCCGCGCGAACAGTTGCTTGGCGAGGTGGCCGGGATCGCCGGCGACATCGCGGCCTGCGCACCGATCCCGACTCGGCTGACCAAGGTCGCGCTGGTCGACGGCGGCCACGCCAGTTCCGCGGCGGCCCTGCAGTGGGAGGCCATGGCCCAGCCGATCTCGATGGCCACCGAGGATTTGCGCGAGGGTCTGGCCGCGGCCAAGGAGCGCCGTCCGGCCCGATTCCTGGGGCGCTGA
- a CDS encoding ThiF family adenylyltransferase, which yields MVKSGLTRLRRPDGAVQFGVDPERSVLLTGLDAPTRRWMDGLDGVSDVAGLRAGAAEAGVGAGAVTELLDLLAGNGLLEDAGADCAGWSDLPRVTRDRLMPDLVSLTLLDPCPDGGRRTMSRRLAAHVEVRGGGRVGSAVAGLLEAAGVGTVRLVDPGAVRPTDLGPAGHRAERLGRPRGAAKSAPGEVDLVVLASDDGLPPSGDLPEGPHLVVGVCETGGVVGPLVVQGRSACLRCLDLSRTDRDPAWPVVQAQLRAGRSVLPIPACDVVLATVLAGTGALHALSFLDSGTAPSLDGTVHVRLPDGLARRRSWARHPNCGCGWADALGSGGG from the coding sequence ATGGTCAAGTCGGGCCTGACCCGGTTGCGCCGGCCCGACGGTGCGGTCCAGTTCGGCGTCGACCCGGAACGGTCGGTGCTGCTCACCGGCCTCGACGCACCCACTCGTCGCTGGATGGACGGCCTCGACGGCGTCTCGGACGTCGCCGGCCTGCGCGCCGGGGCCGCCGAGGCAGGTGTCGGCGCGGGCGCCGTCACCGAACTGCTCGACCTGCTCGCCGGAAACGGCCTGCTCGAGGACGCGGGTGCGGACTGCGCGGGCTGGTCCGACCTGCCCCGGGTCACCCGCGATCGGCTGATGCCTGACCTGGTCTCCCTCACCCTGCTCGATCCCTGCCCGGACGGCGGCCGCCGAACCATGTCTCGACGCCTGGCGGCCCACGTCGAGGTCCGTGGCGGCGGTCGGGTCGGGTCGGCGGTGGCCGGGTTGCTCGAGGCTGCCGGGGTCGGCACGGTCCGCCTGGTCGACCCTGGTGCCGTCCGCCCGACCGATCTCGGTCCCGCCGGGCATCGCGCCGAGCGCCTCGGCCGGCCGCGGGGCGCGGCGAAGTCGGCACCGGGCGAGGTTGACCTGGTGGTGCTGGCCTCCGACGACGGCCTGCCGCCGAGCGGCGACCTGCCGGAGGGCCCGCACCTGGTCGTCGGGGTCTGCGAGACCGGCGGCGTGGTCGGTCCGTTGGTGGTCCAGGGGCGCAGCGCCTGCCTGCGCTGCCTGGACCTGAGCCGGACCGACCGGGATCCGGCGTGGCCGGTGGTCCAGGCGCAACTGCGCGCGGGCCGGTCCGTCTTGCCGATCCCGGCCTGCGACGTCGTGCTGGCGACCGTCCTGGCCGGCACCGGGGCGCTCCATGCGCTGAGCTTTTTGGACTCCGGGACGGCCCCGAGCCTCGACGGCACGGTGCACGTGCGGCTGCCGGACGGGTTGGCACGGCGCCGGTCCTGGGCGAGGCACCCGAACTGCGGCTGCGGCTGGGCCGACGCCCTCGGATCCGGGGGCGGGTGA